The Skermanella rosea sequence CCGACTGCATACCCTGATCACGCGGAGCGACATCCGCGCGCTGATCGGCGACCCTGCCGCGATGCTGGATCAGCTTTCCCGGGAGCTGCTGGAGGTGCTGCCCATCGGACACTTCGCGACCGCCCTCTACGGCATCATCGATACGGCGGACGACACGCTGACCTATGCGGCGGCAGGCTCGACCAACCCGGTGATCGGGGATTCCACCCGCATCCGCCTGCTGGACGGCAGCGGAGTGTATCCCGGAATCTGCGACGAAGAGATCTACGACACCATCGTCGAACCCTTCCCGCCCGGTTCGTTCCTGTTCTTCTACAGCGACGCGGTGATCGAAGGCCGGTCCGCGACCGGCGTCATGCTGGGGGAAGCCGGACTGCTCGACCTGATTGCGCGGCACAGGCATTCCGAGATGGGACCGCTCATCCCCCTTGTCGCCGACGTCCTGAAAGCTTCGGGCATGCAGGTCCAGGACGACCTGACGGCGATCTGGATCGCGAGGCCGTGACGCCCGGCGTCACTCCTCCGGACCGAAGCAGAGCCTGAAGTCCGTGCAGACGCCGCAGCTGGGCGC is a genomic window containing:
- a CDS encoding PP2C family protein-serine/threonine phosphatase, with amino-acid sequence MLDQLSRELLEVLPIGHFATALYGIIDTADDTLTYAAAGSTNPVIGDSTRIRLLDGSGVYPGICDEEIYDTIVEPFPPGSFLFFYSDAVIEGRSATGVMLGEAGLLDLIARHRHSEMGPLIPLVADVLKASGMQVQDDLTAIWIARP